The Streptomyces sp. M92 nucleotide sequence GCGCGCCGCTGCCGCCGCCGCACAGGCCGGGCTCCCGCTCTCCCTGCACGCCGTACGGCGCCTCGCCGCCACCGCGGGCCCGCTGCCCACGCCCTGGCCCGCCGAAGCGCGGGAGCAGCTGGTGACGCTGCTGGGATCGGGCGGGCCCATGGTGCAGGTCTGGGAGGCGCTGGAGGCCGAAGGGCTGGTCACCCGGCTGCTGCCCGACTGGGAGCGGGTGCGCTGCCGCCCGCAGCGCAACGCCGTGCACGTGTGGACCGTCGACCGGCACCTCGTCGAGACAGCCGTCCGCGCCTCCGGCTTCGCCCGCCGGGTCCACCGGCCCGACCTGCTCCTGGTCGCCGCGCTGCTGCACGACATCGGCAAGGGCTGGCCCGGGGACCACTCGGTGGCCGGGGAGACCATCGCCCGGGACGTGGCGGCCCGCATCGGCTTCGACCGCGCCGACGCGGCCGTCCTGGCCACCCTCGTACGCCACCACCTGCTGCTCGTCGAGACGGCCACCCGGCGCGACCTCGACGACCCGGCCACCGTCCGCACGGTCGCCGAGGCGGTCGGCACGGAGGGCACCCTGGAACTGCTGCACGCCCTGACCGAGGCGGACGCGCTCGCCACCGGACCCGCGGCCTGGTCGTCCTGGCGCGCCTCCCTCGTCGCCGACCTGGTCAAGCGCGTCTCGGCGGTCCTGGCCGGGGACCCGCCGGCGGAGCCCGAGGCGGGCGCGCCCACCGCCGAGCAGGAACGGCTCGCCGTCGAGGCGTTCCGCACGGGCGGGCCGGTGCTCGCGCTGCGGGCGCAGACGGAGCCCCCGGGCGGTGCGGCGCCGCGTGCCGACCCGGAGCCGCTCGGTGTGGAGCTGCTGCTCGCCGTGCCCGACCAGCCGGGCGTGCTCCCCGCGGTCGCCGGGGTCCTGGCCCTGCACCGGCTCACCGTCCGCACCGCCGAGCTGCGGTCCCTGCCGCTGCCGGACGGCGTGGACGGCTCCGTGCTGCTGCTGGACTGGCGGGTCGCCGCCGAGTACGGCTCGCTGCCGCAGGCCACCCGGCTGCGGGCCGACCTGGTCCGGGCCCTGGACGGCAGCCTTGACACCGCCGCGCGGCTCGCCGAGCGCGACGCCGCCTACCCGCGCCGCCGGGGCGCGGCGCCGCCCCCGCCCCGGGTGACGGTCGCCCCGGCCGCGTCCCGGCTGGCCACGGTGATCGAGGTCCGGGCGCAGGACGCGCCCGGCCTGCTGTTCCGGCTCGGGCGGGCGCTGGAGGGGGCGGGGGTGCGGGT carries:
- a CDS encoding [protein-PII] uridylyltransferase is translated as MTSTDVTNEAEDSGPGGYAAARLRLLTEGARSGPPRRAALAELTDAWLAGLFAAGAGGVKGVSLVAVGGYGRGELSPRSDLDLLLLHDGGDDTAVAALADRLWYPVWDLGLALDHSVRTPAQARKTAGEDLKVHLGLLDARHLAGDLGLTAALRTTVLADWRNQAPQRLPELRDLCADRAERQGELRFLLEPDLKEARGGLRDATALRAVAASWLADAPREGLADARRRLLDVRDALHLATGRATDRLALQEQDQVAAELGLLDADALLRQVYEAARVISYAGDVTWREVGRVLRARSVRPRLRTLLGGGKPVPERSPLAEGVVEQDGEVVLARTARPERDPVLPLRAAAAAAQAGLPLSLHAVRRLAATAGPLPTPWPAEAREQLVTLLGSGGPMVQVWEALEAEGLVTRLLPDWERVRCRPQRNAVHVWTVDRHLVETAVRASGFARRVHRPDLLLVAALLHDIGKGWPGDHSVAGETIARDVAARIGFDRADAAVLATLVRHHLLLVETATRRDLDDPATVRTVAEAVGTEGTLELLHALTEADALATGPAAWSSWRASLVADLVKRVSAVLAGDPPAEPEAGAPTAEQERLAVEAFRTGGPVLALRAQTEPPGGAAPRADPEPLGVELLLAVPDQPGVLPAVAGVLALHRLTVRTAELRSLPLPDGVDGSVLLLDWRVAAEYGSLPQATRLRADLVRALDGSLDTAARLAERDAAYPRRRGAAPPPPRVTVAPAASRLATVIEVRAQDAPGLLFRLGRALEGAGVRVRSAHVSTLGANAVDAFYVTGGEGAPLLGEEAAAVARELEELLRA